From a single Gavia stellata isolate bGavSte3 chromosome 5, bGavSte3.hap2, whole genome shotgun sequence genomic region:
- the ZDHHC2 gene encoding palmitoyltransferase ZDHHC2: MTNIGEKVVCLVAYHIFFMLFVWSYWKTIFTLPMNPSKEFHLSYSDKESLEREPRGESQQEVLRRAAKDLPIYTRTMSGAIRYCDRCHLVKPDRCHHCSVCDKCILKMDHHCPWVNNCVGFSNYKFFLLFLAYSLLYCLFIAATDLQYFIKFWTNGLPDTQAKFHIMFLFFAAAMFSVSLSSLFGYHCWLVSKNKSTLEVFRAPIFRHRTDKNGFSLGFSKNLRQVFGDEKKYWLLPVFSSLGDGCSFPTCLVNQDPEQASTPGGLNSTSKNENHLFPAKPLRDSQSHLLTDTLSWSETSAKAEKGKVGMSNPALTMENET; this comes from the exons TTGTGTGCCTGGTTGCTTACCACATATTTTTCATGCTGTTCGTCTGGTCATATTGGAAAACAATCTTTACGCTACCAATGAATCCTTCAAAAGAA tTTCACCTATCATATTCAGACAAGGAATCCCTAGAGAGGGAGCCTAGAGGGGAATCCCAGCAAGAAGTCTTAAGACGGGCAGCCAAGGATCTTCCTATCTATACACGGACAATGTCTGGAG CAATCAGATACTGTGACAGATGCCATCTTGTTAAACCAGATCGTTGCCATCACTGTTCTGTATGCGAcaa atgcattttgaaaatggatCATCATTGCCCTTG GGTGAACAACTGTGTAGGATTCTCCAATTacaagttttttcttctcttcttggCTTACTCACTACTGTATTGCCTTTTCATTGCTGCCACagatttacagtattttatcaAGTTTTGGACA aatggCCTTCCTGATACTCAAGCCAAGTTCCACatcatgtttttattctttgctgCAGCTATGTTTTCTGTCAGTCTGTCTTCTCTCTTTGGGTATCACTGTTGGCTTGTTAGCAAGAATAAGTCTACATTAG aggtATTCAGAGCTCCCATATTTCGTCATAGAACGGACAAGAATGGCTTTAGCTTGGGCTTCAGCAAAAACCTAAGGCAGGTGTTTGGTGATGAGAAGAAATACTGGTTGCTGCCTGTGTTTTCAAG tCTAGGGGATGGTTGCTCCTTCCCAACTTGCCTTGTTAATCAGGATCCTGAGCAAGCTTCCACACCTGGTGGTCTTAATTCAACATCCAAAAA TGAGAACCACCTGTTTCCTGCAAAGCCGTTGCGTGATTCCCAGAGCCACCTTCTTACGGATACACTGTCTTGGTCAGAAACTAGTGCAAAGGCTGAAAAGGGCAAAGTTG gtATGAGCAATCCTGCATTAACCATGGAAAATGAAACCTAA